Genomic DNA from Candidatus Rokuibacteriota bacterium:
TCATCCCGACCGGCCTCGTGCGTGAGGCCGCCGTGTTCGGCGGGCTACTTGTGGCGTTTCTCGCCCTGCGCCACCTGGCCCATCGGTGGGCAGGCCAGAGCGCGGTGGATCCACCGATTCCCGGCAACGGCCATGCGTGGCCTGTTTGGCTGGGCCGCGCATTCATCGTCGCCGTCGTCCTGGCGGCCGCGGTGACGCATTCGCTGCGGGACGCGCGCGAGGCCCAGCTCGAGACGGCCCGCGACCTCGTCGAGCAGCGAGCATATCAGGCTGGGCTCGAAGCGCTCGCGCGAGCGGAGCCCTGGCCCTCGACCACCAAGCCCGGCCGGATCGACTATTTGCGCGGGGAGGCGTACGCCGGCATGGGCGATCGTCAGCGCGCAGGAGTCTACTACCTGCGCGCCTATCGGGCGGATCGTATGTACTTCTGGGCCGTCGCCGACCTCGCGCTCTTCTATGCCTCGTCCGATGAGCCTGCAGAGGAGCGGCGCCGGTTAGCCGCGCCGTATCTGAGCCGTCTGCGGTCCGAGTTCGCCGGACACCCTGCCCTTCCAGAGATCCTCGCCCGCGTGCAGCGGAAGCTCACGGCTCGTCGGCCTGGCGGGGCACCGGATTCTCCGCCCACCCTCGACGAGCCGGCCCCGGTTCCTGATGGCAGGGACGGCTGAGCCAGGAGGGCTCCAGAGGGCACACCGTCACCGTTAGAACTCTGGGACGCTCGCGGGCCCAGTCCCCGAACCCCCGACCGGAGGAGCAACAGCGGGAGGGCGTCAATACCCAGGCGCTGGTCATGGGCCCCGAGTTCAGGAACGTTCTCTTGCTTGGTCATGTCGGCGAGCCGCCCAGAAAACCAGAGGGCCGGACGATTCCTCGTCCGGCCCCTTGAGGGTCCTCCGGCTGTTCTAGCTGTACGTCCTAGATCGCCGTCGCGCGCTGGCCGCCGAACAAGCGCTTCCGAGCGGCGTAGCCCAACAGGAGCAGGCCAGTGCCGCCCAAGAACATCGTGATGGGCTCGGGCACGGGCGTTAAGGTAATAGGCTCCGACGTGATACCACCGTTTTGGCCTGACGGGCAGCCAAGGCCGGTCGTGCCAATGCCCGTCCCGACATCGCAGTATTCGGCCTTGATCGAGGCCGCCAGATCGCCCGTAAACAGCGTCCCCGTTGCAATGGTCTCATTCAGAATGAGTGTCACCAAGCCGCCCGGCATGGAGATTGGCGTGAACGCGTCGCAGACAAAACCGTCCGACCCAGGATTGCACCCGAAGGCGTTGACGCCGCCGGCCAGCAGCGTGCCCCCCGCTGGGCCGCTCACGAGCGAGAAGCTGATAATGTTGGGCGGCGCCGCGATCTTTATCGCCAGTGACGTTAGAAAGTCCCCCGGCAGCGTGGACCCCGAGGTCTCCGCGGTGACCGTAACCTGATAAGTCTCATTCCCGACCCCCGTGCCGACTAACGCATAGGTCGCGTCGTACACGACGCCGAGATCAGTGATCGGGGCCGCCTGCGCCACCAAGGGCGCAGCGACGAATCCGACGAGGATCGCCACCACCCCACCTAGGCTTCTGAGCATCTCCGGCATCCTCCCGTTGAGTTGAGTCGAGCCGTCCCGCCGCCTCTAGCTCGGTCTCGCAGACATTCCTTCTGAGGCTTTGGGAAGCAGGAAGAATGCCGAAAATGTCGGCGAGGTAACCGCTGGTTTCTTGAAGGTTTTCGTGGACATAGCTGCTGAGATATAAGCAAAATATTGCATAAAATATTCAGTTCCCTGTCTCCGGCCCGCGAACGGTACGTCACCCCCTCGAGATTATGGGCCGCCCCAGGACGAGGGCGCTAGACCTTGCGTGATCTTCGAGACACCGGGCACACCTGACAAACTCAGTCGGGCAGGTAGTCGCCCAGGACCGGATACATCGCCTGAACGTACGCGACGAGGCGCTCGGAGGTCTCCCGGGCGCTTCCGTAGACTGGGCTCATGACCCTCACGATCGCTCCGTCGGTGCGGTTGCGGACGAGGGCGCTCTTGACCATCGCGATCCGCGCGGGCACCTCCCCCGCGATCACCTGCCCCTGGGACTGATACCAGTACAGGACGACCTGTTGGTCCCGATCCTTCTGGATCAGGTACCGGTTCACGATGATGGGCGGATGGGGAGGAGGGAGAGGGATCGTGACGAACGAGGACTCGACTGGCTCCCACCCGGCCCCGGGGAGGCAGTTCTTCGGCGAGTGAATCACCGCGCCCTTCCGCTGCGTGTCCCAGTAGCCGATGTAGAGGTTCAAACTTCGACCGCGTTCATCGCCGTAGTCGCGCATCACGTAGTCCGTGAGCTTCAGCTTGTCCAGGATACCCACACTGAAGATCGTCCCCCTGCGCGCCTGCCACTCCCCCAGCGTCGCCGGAAAGGAGTCGAGCGGCTTCCGGATCGGCACGGCCTCCCCTGTGGACCGCAGCTGCAGGACCAGCAGCGCGCCGAGGAGGATCGCCAGCGACACCGACACTCGAGCCGCCTGCCTCATGCGGTGTCCCAGACCCGGCGCGGGCTCACTGCTCGGAGAACGCCGTGGACCGCGAGCAGACAGAGGATGGCGACGATAAAGACCAGCCAGCCGGAGAAGAAGTGGAAGAATCCCTCGGCATACTCGACACCGAACGACCGGCCGACGAGACCGGTCATCACGATGCGGCCGGCGTTGGTCACGATCGTGATGGGCAGGACCGAGATCACGAGCACGACCTGCATCCAGAACCTCGGCAGCATGAGGTGCGCCCAGGCAACGCCGAGAGCCACCAGGGTGATCAGCGATCGGATGCCGCTGCAGGCCTCCGTGACACCGAGCGTGAGGTTGCTCAGGTGGATAACGTTCCCGTCGAGGAGGACCGGCACGCCGAGGAGATCCAAGGCCCAGGCTCCGTTCTCGGCGGCCAGGTTCTGGAGCCGCGCCGTCATGGCGTAGAAGAAGATCGCCGGCATGGGCACCAGGAACAGGAAGAAGCCCAGCGGGAACGCGAGCGCCCGGAGCATCGCCCAGCCGAAGTGAAACAGGACCAGCCCGGCAAGAATAACGATGAGCGAGCTTCGCATCAGGAAGGTCTCGGCGCCGATGTCGCCCACGATGAGCGCGGCCACGCCTGCCAGGATGAGCGGCACCCCGCGCCAACTGCCCCGGATCGGGAGTGTTGCCAGGTGCCGCCGGCGCTGCCACATGACGAAGCCGCTGATGATCGGAACGATGTACACGTGGCTGTAGGTGGGATCGTCCCAGAGATCTGCCAGCCAGACGGGAAGAACGCGCGCGTAGAGCCCGATCAGGATTGCGACGACCGCCCCCGCGAGCACGCCGGCCCGGAGCCGACCATGAGCTCGTTCGCGCTGCTCCTGCTCGAGCGCTGGAAGGTTTTTCGTCAGCGTCGGCATTTTAGCAACCGTGACGTCACTATTTGAGCTCCGCCAAGGCCTTTTTCGCCTCGTCCTTCCCGGCGAAGCTCGCCGGCGAGTTCACGGCCGCGGTCAAGGCCGTGCGGGCGCCATCCTTGTCTCCGACCTTCAGGGACGCTAACCCGAGATGGTACTGGACAACCGGCTGGTCCGGAAGCTTGCTCGCGCTCTCTTTCAACAAGGCAACCGCTCGCTGGTATACGCCGCGCTTGTAGAGGATCCATCCCAGGGTGTCCGAGACATTCGGGTCTTCGGGAGCCATTTCCTTGGCCGTTTGAGCCAGTTGGAGCGCCTTTTCCTTGTCGCCGCCGTGTTCGGAGTAAAGCCAGGCCAGGTTGTTCGCCGCGAGCGCGGAGCGGGGATTGAGCGTGAGGACCTTTTCATATACTTGCTGGGCCTTCGCGACCTCTCCCTTGCGCTCGTAGAGAATGCCCATGAGCATCTGCGGGGGGAGCGCGCTGGGGTTCGTCTTGAGCGCTTCGTTCATCTTGGCTAGCGCCTCATCGTAACGGCCAGAGGCCTGGTAGAGGTCGCCAAGCCGCACATAGGCGTCGATCCGCGTCGGCTCGAGCTCGATAGCCTTCAGAAACGCGCCTTCGGCGAGCCTAGGCTCGCGCCGAGCGAGGTGCACAATGCCGAGCAGGTGCTGGAGCCCTCCGGACGTGGGCACCAGGGCGATCTGCTTCGTGACGCGGCTGAGGGCGGTGTCGGGCTGCTTTGCGGCGAGGGCCATGCTGGCAAGCTGGGCAGCCGGCTCGACATAGCCGGGAGCCAAGGCGAGGGCGGCTTCGAATTCTTTCTTCGCCTCCGCGCTCTTTCCCTGCGCCCTGAGTCCGACACCCACCAGATAGAACCCCCGGGGGTCCTTTGGGCCGAGGACCTGGAGCTTGCGGAACGCCTCGGTCGCCCGGGCCGGCTCACGCTTGGCTAGATAGGCCAGGCCGAGGAGGCGGTGGGCCGGGAACACTCTCGGCTGCCGGGCCAGGAAGCTCTCCAGGTCCTCGATGGCGGGTTGAAACGCGCCCGCTTGGATGTTCAGCTCGGCCAGCAGAAGCACGGCCTCGGTGAAGTTGGGGGCGGCCGATATCGCGTCCTTCAGTTCGGCCTTGGCCTGCTGAAGATTCCCGGCCTGGACCTGGGCCAGCCCGAGCTGGTAGCGCGCCATGGCGTTCCTCGGGTCGAGCTTCAGCACCTGTTGGAATTCCTGGATCGCCTCGGTGTTCTCGCGCTTGGTCAGGCGCACGCGCCCTAGCAGGAGATGACCCTCTAGGTCTGATGGGTTCTTCTTGAGCAGAGCCTGCAAGGCCCTGAGGCTCTCGTCGTACTTGCGCTCCTGGAACAAGATCTCGGCCAGCCGCCGCCACGCGGGGAGATACGCCGGGGCCTTCTGGGTGATCTCCGACAGGATGCGCTTGGTATCATCAGGCTTTTGCGCGAGGAGGTAGAAGTCGGCGAGCCGCATCCGCGCCACCGAGCCGACCGGCGCGATGTCAGCCGCCGCCTTGAACTCTCGCTCAGCCTGAGTGGCATCCCGCTTGCCGAGGTAGAGTTCGCCCAGCGCCAGATGGGCCTCGGCGAACTTGGGATCGCGGGCCACGGCCTCCTGGAAGGCACGCTCCGCGCTCACCGCGTCCTGCTTCCGAAGGTAGAGGACGCCGAGCGCCAGATGCAGCTTCGCCCGATCCCCCAGATCGGCTTGGGCCGTCTCGAGCCGTCGGATCGCGGCGTCTACCTCCTCGGGCGTGGCGGCCATGCTGGCCAGCAGCACGAGCCCGTCGAGGTTCTTGGGCTCTTTCTCGAGGACAAAGGTGACCTCCCGCCTGGCCTCGTCCGTCTCGCCCGCGCGGAAATAGATCGTCCCGAGCTTGAGCCGGACGTCGGGGGCATCGGGGGCCAGCTCCTCGGCTTTCAGGAGATAACGAAACGCCTGCGCCAGCTCCCCAAGCTGGTAGTGCGAGACGCCAAGTTGCCTAATGGCGCGCTCATTGGCGGGGTCGAACCGGAGCACGTTCCGGTACTCGAGGATCGCCTCCCGGTACTGCTCTCGCGCGGCGTACTTGTCGCCGCGCTCCAGATGGCGAGTCTTCTGAGCCTCCGGGGACCGAGAGCAGCCGGCCACGACCAGCAGTCCGACGACCAGGAGAATGGTCCACCTGCGGGTCCTGCGAGACATCGGCTGGCTCTCCCGTCTCAGTCGGGCAGGTATTCGGCCAGAACCCGGTACATGGCCTGAATATACCTGAACAGGCGGTCGGAAATCTCCTTCATGGACTCGCGACTCCTGAACAAAGCAGGAGGGCCGGACGTGACTCCCGTCCGGCCCTCCCCCCTAGGACACAACTACTAGGGCACCTGGCTCGCTTATTGGCTTAGCTCAATTGGCCGAACAGACGCCTCCGGGCTGCATAACCGAGCCCGAGTAGGCCCAGCCCAGCCAAGAACATTGTGGCGGGCTCGGGCGTCACGACGCTCTGCAGGTCGCCGGTCGTTAAGGCGTCCGCCCCCAGGGTCAAGATGAGTCGGTCGGTGATCGCATAGGGGGTAACCGAAGTAAAGGCCGCAGATGCAGTGTTGTTGAACGAGGCGGTGGTGAACGGGCCCTGGACGCCAGGTGTGACAGTGCCCAATCCAAAGAGAAGGTTGCTCAGATCGACCCATTGCTGTGCAGTAACGGAATTGCCAGCAGCGACGGGAGTCAAGGTGCCGCCGACAGCGCTGGTCAGGATCGAAGGCACACCGCTTGCCGGGAACGTGAAGCCATCGGCGCTAGCGGTGACCGTGATCGTGCCGCCTACGTCACCCAAAGAGCTCAGGATCCAGGCCAAATCCACCAAGGAAGACAAGGGACCACCGGGACTGTTGCTTATCCCAATATCAATACTGACCGAAAAGCCGGGGATAACCGGAAGTCCTCCCAAACCGGCTGTGAGTGACATTACGCCAACGGCGGGATTCGTATCCCCTGCTGCGTTGTCAACAACCGTTATCCCGCCCCCACCGTAGGGCGCCGGACCCACGATGTTAATGGCGAAGGTAGCCAGAGCCGGTAAAGGAGTAACCAGCAGGGCGAGTGCAGTCACGACCGCTACGAGAGAGCCCCTTCTGCCTGATCGCGCCATTCTCAATCCTCCGGTTGTAGGTTTGATCTTAAGAGGTTGCCGCATACGCTACCCATGCCTCAATGCGGCCATCCCGATGGCAGAGCACGCAAGTCTCGAGCCAGCGATCAGTGCTAACAAAAACACCGTGTTACAACAAGGCCCACAAGAGTCCTCATCACATCAGGTCATCATGTATGCAAGCGCTTTCATAGCAAGTGAAAGTTGACGACCGAGACGCTGAGCGAGGAGACGACCACGTGGGTCGAGTGGGTCGAGCCCGCGTAGGTCGGGGCCGCCCTGTTGGTCGCGGCCTCGACCAGATTGTAGAAGCCGTCGGGGGCGTTCCCGGGCGAGGTGACCGTGCAGACCCGCCGAGGCCAAGGCGCCGGGGCTCAGGGTCAGGGCTGGGGGCCCCGAGCAGGGCCGGCCAGCCCGCTGGCACGCCAACCCCGAGCGCGAAGCTCGAGGCCGGAGCAGCCACTGCTGTCGGGATTGGTGACGCTCACCGTGTAGCTCACCCTGGTTCCCGGCGGCACCCACGGGCTCTGAGAGGGCGAGACCGTCACGGTGGGGTTGCCCCGGACGCAGGGCTGCGGGGCCACGCTCACCTGGACGGGGGCGCTTGCTCTCCGGCCTCGTGCTGCTGGGCGTGGAACTGGTGGGGATGGCCGGCCTCAGCTGGAGGAAGCGTCGGGGCGCGGTCTCTGGTGGGCTGGACGAGGGCGAAGCCCAGTCTTTCTTGCTCCCCGGGGTTCGAGCGCGGCCGGAGGGCGCCTGAAGGCGCGCCTCACCGCCGCCGGGCCTCCGCAGCCCCCTGAGGTGCAGGCCTGGGTGCCAGTGCGTGCTTGACTGCCCGGCGATCCCCGAAGCAAGATCGCAACCACCAGTGGGGACGTTGAAGTTCCAGGTTTCTGATGCAGCTTCAGCGCCTCCGGCCCCGAGTAGGCCAATGAACGCTATCGCTGCGACAATTGCGAGTATGTTCATCCGCTCCTCCGTCATGTAAAACTCTCCGACATTGAGAACCCAGCCCATTCGCGCGCCAGCCATTCGCTGGCCCTCGAGCGTAGCAATTCCTAGGCCGAGATTCACTACACTAATAAACCCGGGTCTTCTGGAAGTCGTGTGGGTGAATTGAAGGGGTACATCGGGCGGGAAGCCGCATGGATATTGGCTTTCAGGCATGTCGCAGGGGGCTCGGATTTGGCATCATGTGCGGATGGCCAAT
This window encodes:
- a CDS encoding PEP-CTERM sorting domain-containing protein, coding for MAILVGFVAAPLVAQAAPITDLGVVYDATYALVGTGVGNETYQVTVTAETSGSTLPGDFLTSLAIKIAAPPNIISFSLVSGPAGGTLLAGGVNAFGCNPGSDGFVCDAFTPISMPGGLVTLILNETIATGTLFTGDLAASIKAEYCDVGTGIGTTGLGCPSGQNGGITSEPITLTPVPEPITMFLGGTGLLLLGYAARKRLFGGQRATAI
- a CDS encoding EpsI family protein, which translates into the protein MRQAARVSVSLAILLGALLVLQLRSTGEAVPIRKPLDSFPATLGEWQARRGTIFSVGILDKLKLTDYVMRDYGDERGRSLNLYIGYWDTQRKGAVIHSPKNCLPGAGWEPVESSFVTIPLPPPHPPIIVNRYLIQKDRDQQVVLYWYQSQGQVIAGEVPARIAMVKSALVRNRTDGAIVRVMSPVYGSARETSERLVAYVQAMYPVLGDYLPD
- the xrt gene encoding exosortase, producing the protein MPTLTKNLPALEQEQRERAHGRLRAGVLAGAVVAILIGLYARVLPVWLADLWDDPTYSHVYIVPIISGFVMWQRRRHLATLPIRGSWRGVPLILAGVAALIVGDIGAETFLMRSSLIVILAGLVLFHFGWAMLRALAFPLGFFLFLVPMPAIFFYAMTARLQNLAAENGAWALDLLGVPVLLDGNVIHLSNLTLGVTEACSGIRSLITLVALGVAWAHLMLPRFWMQVVLVISVLPITIVTNAGRIVMTGLVGRSFGVEYAEGFFHFFSGWLVFIVAILCLLAVHGVLRAVSPRRVWDTA
- a CDS encoding tetratricopeptide repeat protein produces the protein MSRRTRRWTILLVVGLLVVAGCSRSPEAQKTRHLERGDKYAAREQYREAILEYRNVLRFDPANERAIRQLGVSHYQLGELAQAFRYLLKAEELAPDAPDVRLKLGTIYFRAGETDEARREVTFVLEKEPKNLDGLVLLASMAATPEEVDAAIRRLETAQADLGDRAKLHLALGVLYLRKQDAVSAERAFQEAVARDPKFAEAHLALGELYLGKRDATQAEREFKAAADIAPVGSVARMRLADFYLLAQKPDDTKRILSEITQKAPAYLPAWRRLAEILFQERKYDESLRALQALLKKNPSDLEGHLLLGRVRLTKRENTEAIQEFQQVLKLDPRNAMARYQLGLAQVQAGNLQQAKAELKDAISAAPNFTEAVLLLAELNIQAGAFQPAIEDLESFLARQPRVFPAHRLLGLAYLAKREPARATEAFRKLQVLGPKDPRGFYLVGVGLRAQGKSAEAKKEFEAALALAPGYVEPAAQLASMALAAKQPDTALSRVTKQIALVPTSGGLQHLLGIVHLARREPRLAEGAFLKAIELEPTRIDAYVRLGDLYQASGRYDEALAKMNEALKTNPSALPPQMLMGILYERKGEVAKAQQVYEKVLTLNPRSALAANNLAWLYSEHGGDKEKALQLAQTAKEMAPEDPNVSDTLGWILYKRGVYQRAVALLKESASKLPDQPVVQYHLGLASLKVGDKDGARTALTAAVNSPASFAGKDEAKKALAELK
- a CDS encoding PEP-CTERM sorting domain-containing protein, with the translated sequence MTALALLVTPLPALATFAINIVGPAPYGGGGITVVDNAAGDTNPAVGVMSLTAGLGGLPVIPGFSVSIDIGISNSPGGPLSSLVDLAWILSSLGDVGGTITVTASADGFTFPASGVPSILTSAVGGTLTPVAAGNSVTAQQWVDLSNLLFGLGTVTPGVQGPFTTASFNNTASAAFTSVTPYAITDRLILTLGADALTTGDLQSVVTPEPATMFLAGLGLLGLGYAARRRLFGQLS